A DNA window from Lepidochelys kempii isolate rLepKem1 chromosome 9, rLepKem1.hap2, whole genome shotgun sequence contains the following coding sequences:
- the PPP1R7 gene encoding protein phosphatase 1 regulatory subunit 7 isoform X3 produces the protein METINLDPEAEDVDLNHFRIGKIEGFEVLKKVKTLCLRQNLVKCIENLEQLQTLRELDLYDNQIRKIENLEDLTDLEILDISFNLLRHIEGLDRLTQLKKLFLVNNKIGKIENLSNLQQLQMLELGSNRIRAIENTDTLTNLDSLFLGKNKITKLQNLDALTNLTVLSIQSNRLTKIEGLQNLVNLRELYLSHNGIEVIEGLENNNKLTMLDIASNRIKKIENVSHLTELQEFWMNDNLIESWSDLDELKGAKNLETVYLERNPLQKDPQYRRKIMLALPSVRQIDATFVRF, from the exons ATGGAGACAATTAATCTGGACCCGGAAGCTGAG GATGTTGACCTGAATCACTTCCGAATTGGAAAGATTGAGGGATTTGAAGTGCTCAAGAAAGTGAAG ACTCTGTGTCTGCGTCAGAATTTGGTTAAGTGCATCGAGAACCTGGAACAGTTGCAGACTCTCAGAGAACTGGATCTCTATGACAATCAGATCCGGAAGATTGAGAACTTAGAGGACCTGACAGACCTTGA GATCCTGGATATCTCTTTTAACTTGCTGCGACACATTGAAGGACTAGACCGGCTCACCCAGCTTAAAAAACTCTTCCTGGTCAACAATAAAATCGGCAAAATTGAGAACCTGAGCAACTTACAGCAATTACAGATGTTAGAGCTGGGATCCAATCGAATCCGG GCAATTGAGAATACTGACACACTGACTAACCTGGACAGCCTGTTCCTGGGAAAGAACAAAATTACCAAGCTCCAGAATTTGGATGCACTGACAAACTTGACAGTGCTAAGTATACAG AGCAACCGGCTGACCAAGATCGAGGGTCTGCAGAACCTGGTGAATCTGCGTGAGCTGTACCTTAGCCACAATGGCATAGAAGTCATCGAGGGACTGGAGAACAAT AACAAACTTACAATGCTGGACATTGCATCCAATAGGATCAAAAAGATTGAAAATGTCAGCCATCTAACAGAGCTGCAGGAATTCTGG ATGAATGATAATCTCATTGAGAGTTGGAGCGACCTGGATGAGCTGAAGGGAGCCAAGAATTTGGAAACTGTATATCTGGAGAGAAACCCCCTGCAGAAGGATCCTCAGTACCGGCGCAAAATCATGCTGGCTCTTCCTTCTGTCCGGCAGATTGATGCCACGTTTGTCCGATTCTGA